Proteins found in one Ostrinia nubilalis chromosome 27, ilOstNubi1.1, whole genome shotgun sequence genomic segment:
- the LOC135084864 gene encoding larval/pupal cuticle protein H1C-like translates to MRFLIVAAAVLACAAAAPSGALLAGPYAHGYAAPLALAHAPVAVAHAAPALPTISPGDIHAAAIDAHVDASDHARAAVDAAREIQGQAINAAEDHSWQALDAVKTQQAALDGAAAGVSPILAKQIAGHAAYAAPVVAHAAPVVAHGYAAHAAPVLAHAPAVAYGASHSVVSQSLSQSHPAPIVHAPVAYAHGVHGLAHGYSHAW, encoded by the exons ATGAGATTCCTG ATTGTCGCCGCCGCCGTCCTCGCCTGCGCCGCAGCCGCGCCCTCCGGCGCCCTGCTGGCCGGGCCCTACGCCCATGGCTACGCCGCCCCCCTGGCCCTGGCGCACGCTCCAGTAGCCGTGGCCCACGCTGCCCCCGCCCTGCCCACCATCTCTCCCGGAGACATCCACGCTGCCGCCATCGATGCCCACGTTGACGCCTCAGACCACGCCCGCGCCGCCGTCGACGCCGCCCGCGAGATCCAAGGCCAGGCCATCAACGCCGCCGAAGACCACTCGTGGCAGGCGCTCGACGCCGTCAAGACCCAGCAGGCCGCGCTCgacggcgccgccgccggcgtGTCCCCCATCCTGGCCAAGCAGATCGCCGGACACGCCGCCTACGCCGCGCCCGTGGTCGCCCACGCCGCTCCCGTGGTCGCTCACGGCTacgccgcccacgccgcgccCGTGCTCGCCCACGCGCCCGCTGTAGCCTACGGCGCCAGCCATTCCGTCGTGTCCCAGTCTCTGTCCCAGTCCCACCCCGCCCCCATCGTCCACGCTCCCGTGGCGTACGCGCACGGCGTCCATGGACTCGCCCACGGATACTCCCATGCTTGGTAA
- the LOC135084870 gene encoding larval/pupal cuticle protein H1C-like: MRFLIVAAAVLACAAAAPSGALLAGPYAHGYAAPLAVAHAAPLALAHAPVAVAHAASALPTISPGDIHAAAIDAHVDASDHARAAVDAAREIQGQAINAAEDHSWQALDAVKTQQAALDGAAAGVSPILAKQIAGHAAYAAPVLAHAAPVVAHGYAAHAAPVVAHGYAAHAAPVVAHGYAAHAAPVVAHAPAVAYGASHSVVSQSLSQSHPAPIVHAPVAYAHGVHGLAHGYSHAW, translated from the exons ATGAGATTCCTG ATTGTCGCCGCCGCCGTCCTCGCCTGCGCCGCAGCCGCGCCCTCCGGCGCCCTGCTGGCCGGGCCCTACGCCCATGGCTACGCCGCCCCCCTGGCAGTGGCTCACGCCGCCCCCTTGGCTCTGGCGCACGCTCCAGTAGCCGTGGCCCACGCTGCCTCCGCCTTGCCCACCATCTCTCCCGGAGACATCCACGCTGCCGCCATCGATGCCCACGTTGACGCCTCAGACCACGCCCGCGCCGCCGTTGACGCCGCCCGCGAGATCCAAGGCCAGGCCATCAACGCCGCCGAAGACCACTCGTGGCAGGCGCTCGACGCCGTCAAGACCCAGCAGGCCGCGCTCgacggcgccgccgccggcgtGTCCCCCATCTTGGCTAAGCAGATCGCTGGACACGCCGCCTACGCCGCGCCCGTCCTCGCTCATGCTGCTCCCGTGGTCGCTCACGGCTACGCCGCCCACGCCGCTCCCGTGGTCGCTCACGGCTACGCCGCCCACGCCGCTCCCGTGGTCGCTCACGGCTacgccgcccacgccgcgccCGTGGTCGCCCACGCGCCCGCTGTAGCCTACGGCGCCAGCCATTCCGTCGTGTCCCAGTCTCTGTCCCAGTCCCACCCCGCCCCCATCGTCCACGCTCCCGTGGCGTACGCGCACGGCGTCCATGGACTCGCCCACGGATATTCCCATGCTTGGTAA
- the LOC135084834 gene encoding larval/pupal cuticle protein H1C-like: MRFLIVAAAVLACAAAAPSGALLAGPYAHGYAAPLAVGHAAPLALAHAAPLALAHAPVAVAHAAPALPTISPGDIHAAAIDAHVDASDHARAAVDAAREAHDQHAELHGQAVNAAEDHSWQALDAVKTQEAQLDGAAAGAAPILAKQIAGHAAYAAPVLAHAAPVVAHGYAAHAAPVVAHGYAAHAAPVVAHGYAAPAVAYGASKTVVSQSLSQSHPAPVVHAPLVAHAPVAYAHGVHGLAHGYSHGW; this comes from the exons ATGAGATTTCTG ATTGTCGCCGCCGCCGTCCTCGCCTGCGCCGCAGCCGCGCCCTCCGGCGCCCTGCTGGCCGGGCCCTACGCCCATGGCTACGCCGCCCCCCTGGCAGTGGGCCACGCCGCCCCCCTGGCCCTGGCCCACGCCGCCCCCTTGGCTCTGGCGCACGCTCCAGTAGCCGTGGCCCACGCTGCCCCCGCCCTGCCCACCATCTCTCCCGGAGACATCCACGCTGCCGCCATCGATGCCCACGTTGACGCCTCGGACCACGCCCGCGCCGCCGTCGACGCCGCCCGCGAAGCCCACGACCAGCACGCCGAGCTCCACGGCCAGGCCGTCAACGCCGCCGAAGACCACTCGTGGCAGGCGCTCGACGCTGTCAAGACCCAGGAGGCCCAGCTCGACGGCGCCGCCGCCGGAGCCGCCCCCATCTTGGCTAAGCAGATCGCTGGACACGCCGCCTACGCCGCGCCCGTCCTCGCTCATGCTGCTCCCGTGGTCGCTCACGGCTACGCCGCCCACGCCGCTCCTGTGGTCGCTCACGGCTacgccgcccacgccgcgccCGTGGTCGCGCACGGCTACGCCGCGCCCGCTGTAGCTTACGGCGCCAGCAAGACCGTCGTGTCCCAATCCCTGTCCCAGTCCCACCCCGCCCCCGTCGTCCACGCTCCCCTCGTGGCCCACGCTCCCGTAGCGTACGCCCACGGCGTTCATGGCCTTGCCCACGGATACTCCCACGGATGGTAA
- the LOC135084881 gene encoding larval/pupal cuticle protein H1C-like, producing MRFLIVAAAVLACAAAAPSGALLAGPYAHGYAAPLAVAHAAPLALAHAPVAVAHAAPALPTISPGDIHAAAIDAHVDASDHARAAVDAAREIQGQAINAAEDHSWQALDAVKTQQAALDGAAAGVSPILAKQIAGHAAYAAPVVAHAAPVVAHGYAAHAAPVLAHAPAVAYGASHSVVSQSLSQSHPAPIVHAPVAYAHGVHGLAHGYSHAW from the exons ATGAGATTCCTG ATTGTCGCCGCCGCCGTCCTCGCCTGCGCCGCAGCCGCGCCCTCCGGCGCCCTGCTGGCCGGGCCCTACGCCCATGGCTACGCCGCCCCCCTGGCAGTGGCTCACGCCGCCCCCTTGGCTCTGGCGCACGCGCCGGTAGCCGTAGCCCACGCTGCCCCCGCCCTGCCCACCATCTCTCCCGGAGACATCCACGCTGCCGCCATCGATGCCCACGTTGACGCCTCGGACCACGCCCGCGCCGCCGTCGACGCCGCCCGCGAGATCCAAGGCCAGGCCATCAACGCCGCCGAAGACCACTCGTGGCAGGCGCTCGACGCCGTCAAGACCCAGCAGGCCGCGCTCgacggcgccgccgccggcgtGTCCCCCATCCTGGCCAAGCAGATCGCCGGACACGCCGCCTACGCCGCGCCCGTGGTCGCCCACGCCGCTCCCGTGGTCGCTCACGGCTacgccgcccacgccgcgccCGTGCTCGCCCACGCGCCCGCTGTAGCCTACGGCGCCAGCCATTCCGTCGTGTCCCAGTCTCTGTCCCAGTCCCACCCCGCCCCCATCGTCCACGCTCCCGTGGCGTACGCGCACGGCGTCCATGGACTCGCCCACGGATACTCCCATGCTTGGTAA
- the LOC135084871 gene encoding larval/pupal cuticle protein H1C-like yields the protein MRFLIVAAAVLACACAAPSGALLAGPYAHGYAAPLAVAHAAPLALAHAPVAVAHAAPALPTISPGDIHAAAIDAHVDASDHARAAVDAAREIQGQAINAAEDHSWQALDAVKTQQAALDGAAAGVSPILAKQIAGHAAYAAPVVAHAAPVVAHSYAAHAAPVVAHGYAAHAAPVVAHGYAAHAAPVLAHAPAVAYGASHSVVSQSLSQSHPAPIVHAPVAYAHGVHGLAHGYSHAW from the exons ATGAGATTCCTG ATTGTCGCCGCCGCCGTCCTCGCCTGCGCCTGCGCCGCGCCCTCCGGCGCCCTGCTGGCCGGGCCCTACGCCCATGGCTACGCCGCCCCCCTGGCAGTGGCTCACGCCGCCCCCTTGGCTCTGGCGCACGCTCCAGTAGCCGTAGCCCACGCTGCCCCCGCCCTGCCCACCATCTCCCCCGGAGACatccacgccgccgccatcgaCGCTCACGTCGACGCCTCGGACCACGCCCGCGCCGCCGTCGACGCCGCCCGCGAGATCCAAGGCCAGGCCATCAACGCCGCCGAAGACCACTCGTGGCAGGCGCTCGACGCCGTCAAGACCCAGCAGGCCGCGCTCgacggcgccgccgccggcgtGTCCCCCATCCTGGCCAAGCAGATCGCCGGACACGCCGCCTACGCCGCGCCCGTGGTCGCCCACGCCGCTCCCGTGGTCGCTCACAGCTACGCCGCCCACGCCGCTCCCGTGGTCGCTCACGGCTACGCCGCCCACGCCGCTCCCGTGGTCGCTCACGGCTacgccgcccacgccgcgccCGTGCTCGCCCACGCGCCCGCTGTAGCCTACGGCGCCAGCCATTCCGTCGTGTCCCAGTCTCTGTCCCAGTCCCACCCCGCCCCCATCGTCCACGCTCCCGTGGCGTACGCGCACGGCGTCCATGGACTCGCCCACGGATACTCCCATGCTTGGTAA
- the LOC135084886 gene encoding larval/pupal cuticle protein H1C-like, with amino-acid sequence MRFLIVAAAVLACAAAAPSGALLAGPYAHGYAAPLAVAHAAPLALAHAPVAVAHAAPALPTISPGDIHAAAIDAHVDASDHARAAVDAAREIQGQAINAAEDHSWQALDAVKTQEAQLDGAAAGAAPILAKQIAGHAAYAAPVLAHAAPVVAHGYAAHAAPVVAHGYAAPAVAYGASHSVVSQSLSQSHPAPIVHAPVAYAHGVHGLAHGYSHAW; translated from the exons ATGAGATTCCTG ATTGTCGCCGCCGCCGTCCTCGCCTGCGCCGCAGCCGCGCCCTCCGGCGCCCTGCTGGCCGGGCCCTACGCCCATGGCTACGCCGCCCCCCTGGCAGTGGCCCACGCCGCCCCCCTGGCCCTGGCGCACGCGCCGGTAGCCGTAGCCCACGCTGCCCCCGCCTTGCCCACCATCTCTCCCGGAGACATCCACGCTGCCGCCATCGATGCCCACGTTGACGCCTCAGACCACGCCCGCGCCGCCGTCGACGCCGCCCGCGAGATCCAAGGCCAGGCCATCAACGCCGCTGAAGACCACTCGTGGCAGGCGCTCGACGCTGTCAAGACCCAGGAGGCTCAGCTCGACGGCGCCGCCGCCGGAGCCGCCCCCATCTTGGCTAAGCAGATCGCTGGACACGCCGCCTACGCCGCGCCCGTCCTCGCTCATGCCGCTCCCGTGGTCGCTCACGGCTACGCCGCCCACGCTGCGCCCGTGGTCGCCCACGGCTACGCCGCGCCCGCTGTAGCCTACGGCGCCAGCCATTCCGTCGTGTCCCAGTCTCTGTCCCAGTCCCACCCCGCCCCCATCGTCCACGCTCCCGTGGCGTACGCGCACGGCGTCCATGGACTCGCCCACGGATACTCCCATGCTTGGTAA